The following are from one region of the Nerophis ophidion isolate RoL-2023_Sa linkage group LG20, RoL_Noph_v1.0, whole genome shotgun sequence genome:
- the cep44 gene encoding centrosomal protein of 44 kDa isoform X2 has translation MLSSGDLQLQGCLRKLETLLRAVKYPGNVDYCGLSKGDPSAFLPILSFTLTIFSPPFAEQLLTAGLELTGKTDLRFTDSLYKILRDIFHYKPVLSKQQFLQKGFCQKKISTVCDIIDLVLKRHTELKKPRVRNPVSHKHTRGEDHPSLTKREIVNIVSVRPHVVNHMQKEESPPHHSEMLPLNDDVFSSDSPKNVNAQLDEHEQQEEEEEEEEEEEEEEEEEEEEEEEEEEAVFSSNVEERLSAMEVKIESLLCGLQRLSALEEHLEELENRNNHEKKEEGEVITIPRESWENLIHRVFLLETKMELGFVKSCVPPTCQTSSAPPSDALKDDLKDRLHRINSMLKSTSTLINTESSTEN, from the exons ATGCTGTCTTCTGGAGACTTGCAACTTCAAGGCTGTCTGCGTAAACTGGAAACTCTTTTGCGGGCAGTAAAGTACCCTGGAAATGTTGACTACTGCGG CCTGTCCAAAGGAGACCCCTCAGCTTTTCTGCCAATTTTGAGCTTCACGCTCACCATCTTCTCTCCACCTTTTGCTGAGCAACTTCTGACAGCTGGACTGGAGCTGACCGGCAAGACTGACCTGCGGTTCACTGACTCACTCTATAAG ATTCTGCGAGACATATTCCACTATAAACCTGTCCTCTCTAAGCAACAATTCCTGCAGAAGggtttctgtcaaaaaaagatttctacagtTTGTGACATCATTGACTTGGTCCTGAAGAGGCACACCGAGCTGAAAAAG CCGAGAGTCAGAAATCCTGTGTCACACAAGCACACCAGAGGAGAAGATCATCCATCACTTACCAAGCGGGAGATTGTTAATATA GTCTCTGTCCGCCCTCATGTTGTTAATCACATGCAAAAAGAGGAATCACCACCACATCACAGTGAAATGCTGCCCTTGAATGATGACGTGTTTTCATCCGATTCTCCTAAAAACGTGAACGCCCAGCTTGATGAACATGAGcagcaggaggaggaagaggaggaggaagaggaggaggaggaggaagaggaggaggaggaggaagaggaggaggaagaggaagaggcggTCTTT TCTTCCAATGTTGAGGAAAGGCTTTCTGCTATGGAAGTTAAAATTGAAAGTCTTCTTTGTGGTCTTCAAAGGCTCAGTGCTCTGGAGGAACATCTGGAGGAGCTAGAGAACCGAAATAACCATGAGAAA AAGGAGGAAGGAGAAGTCATCACAATACCTCGAGAGAGCTGGGAAAATCTTATTCATAGAGTATTTTTGCtggaaaccaaaatggaactGGGCTTTGTAAAG TCGTGTGTACCTCCAACATGCCAGACCTCTTCTGCACCACCTTCTGATGCTTTAAAG GATGATTTGAAAGACAGACTACATCGGATCAACAGCAT GCTGAAGAGTACCTCCACGTTGATTAATACAGAATCCTCCACAGAAAACTGA
- the cep44 gene encoding centrosomal protein of 44 kDa isoform X4: protein MLTTAALLLSFQSSLLFKWTPSLSKGDPSAFLPILSFTLTIFSPPFAEQLLTAGLELTGKTDLRFTDSLYKILRDIFHYKPVLSKQQFLQKGFCQKKISTVCDIIDLVLKRHTELKKPRVRNPVSHKHTRGEDHPSLTKREIVNIVSVRPHVVNHMQKEESPPHHSEMLPLNDDVFSSDSPKNVNAQLDEHEQQEEEEEEEEEEEEEEEEEEEEEEEEEEAVFSSNVEERLSAMEVKIESLLCGLQRLSALEEHLEELENRNNHEKKEEGEVITIPRESWENLIHRVFLLETKMELGFVKSCVPPTCQTSSAPPSDALKDDLKDRLHRINSMLKSTSTLINTESSTEN, encoded by the exons ATGTTGACTACTGCGG ctttgctgttgtccttccagtccagtctgctgttcaagtggactcccag CCTGTCCAAAGGAGACCCCTCAGCTTTTCTGCCAATTTTGAGCTTCACGCTCACCATCTTCTCTCCACCTTTTGCTGAGCAACTTCTGACAGCTGGACTGGAGCTGACCGGCAAGACTGACCTGCGGTTCACTGACTCACTCTATAAG ATTCTGCGAGACATATTCCACTATAAACCTGTCCTCTCTAAGCAACAATTCCTGCAGAAGggtttctgtcaaaaaaagatttctacagtTTGTGACATCATTGACTTGGTCCTGAAGAGGCACACCGAGCTGAAAAAG CCGAGAGTCAGAAATCCTGTGTCACACAAGCACACCAGAGGAGAAGATCATCCATCACTTACCAAGCGGGAGATTGTTAATATA GTCTCTGTCCGCCCTCATGTTGTTAATCACATGCAAAAAGAGGAATCACCACCACATCACAGTGAAATGCTGCCCTTGAATGATGACGTGTTTTCATCCGATTCTCCTAAAAACGTGAACGCCCAGCTTGATGAACATGAGcagcaggaggaggaagaggaggaggaagaggaggaggaggaggaagaggaggaggaggaggaagaggaggaggaagaggaagaggcggTCTTT TCTTCCAATGTTGAGGAAAGGCTTTCTGCTATGGAAGTTAAAATTGAAAGTCTTCTTTGTGGTCTTCAAAGGCTCAGTGCTCTGGAGGAACATCTGGAGGAGCTAGAGAACCGAAATAACCATGAGAAA AAGGAGGAAGGAGAAGTCATCACAATACCTCGAGAGAGCTGGGAAAATCTTATTCATAGAGTATTTTTGCtggaaaccaaaatggaactGGGCTTTGTAAAG TCGTGTGTACCTCCAACATGCCAGACCTCTTCTGCACCACCTTCTGATGCTTTAAAG GATGATTTGAAAGACAGACTACATCGGATCAACAGCAT GCTGAAGAGTACCTCCACGTTGATTAATACAGAATCCTCCACAGAAAACTGA
- the cep44 gene encoding centrosomal protein of 44 kDa isoform X3, producing the protein MLTTAVVLEPISAAFGRKAAYTLDKSPSHRRANIHTYSQENSLSKGDPSAFLPILSFTLTIFSPPFAEQLLTAGLELTGKTDLRFTDSLYKILRDIFHYKPVLSKQQFLQKGFCQKKISTVCDIIDLVLKRHTELKKPRVRNPVSHKHTRGEDHPSLTKREIVNIVSVRPHVVNHMQKEESPPHHSEMLPLNDDVFSSDSPKNVNAQLDEHEQQEEEEEEEEEEEEAVFSSNVEERLSAMEVKIESLLCGLQRLSALEEHLEELENRNNHEKKEEGEVITIPRESWENLIHRVFLLETKMELGFVKSCVPPTCQTSSAPPSDALKDDLKDRLHRINSMLKSTSTLINTESSTEN; encoded by the exons ATGTTGACTACTGCGG tggtgctggagcctatctcagctgcattcgggcggaaggcggcgtacaccctggacaagtcgccatctcatcgcagggccaacatacatacatacagtcaagaaaatag CCTGTCCAAAGGAGACCCCTCAGCTTTTCTGCCAATTTTGAGCTTCACGCTCACCATCTTCTCTCCACCTTTTGCTGAGCAACTTCTGACAGCTGGACTGGAGCTGACCGGCAAGACTGACCTGCGGTTCACTGACTCACTCTATAAG ATTCTGCGAGACATATTCCACTATAAACCTGTCCTCTCTAAGCAACAATTCCTGCAGAAGggtttctgtcaaaaaaagatttctacagtTTGTGACATCATTGACTTGGTCCTGAAGAGGCACACCGAGCTGAAAAAG CCGAGAGTCAGAAATCCTGTGTCACACAAGCACACCAGAGGAGAAGATCATCCATCACTTACCAAGCGGGAGATTGTTAATATA GTCTCTGTCCGCCCTCATGTTGTTAATCACATGCAAAAAGAGGAATCACCACCACATCACAGTGAAATGCTGCCCTTGAATGATGACGTGTTTTCATCCGATTCTCCTAAAAACGTGAACGCCCAGCTTGATGAACATGAGcagcaggaggaggaagaggaggaggaagaggaggagga agaggcggTCTTT TCTTCCAATGTTGAGGAAAGGCTTTCTGCTATGGAAGTTAAAATTGAAAGTCTTCTTTGTGGTCTTCAAAGGCTCAGTGCTCTGGAGGAACATCTGGAGGAGCTAGAGAACCGAAATAACCATGAGAAA AAGGAGGAAGGAGAAGTCATCACAATACCTCGAGAGAGCTGGGAAAATCTTATTCATAGAGTATTTTTGCtggaaaccaaaatggaactGGGCTTTGTAAAG TCGTGTGTACCTCCAACATGCCAGACCTCTTCTGCACCACCTTCTGATGCTTTAAAG GATGATTTGAAAGACAGACTACATCGGATCAACAGCAT GCTGAAGAGTACCTCCACGTTGATTAATACAGAATCCTCCACAGAAAACTGA
- the cep44 gene encoding centrosomal protein of 44 kDa isoform X5, translating into MLTTAVVLEPISAAFGRKAAYTLDKSPSHRRANIHTYSQENSLSKGDPSAFLPILSFTLTIFSPPFAEQLLTAGLELTGKTDLRFTDSLYKILRDIFHYKPVLSKQQFLQKGFCQKKISTVCDIIDLVLKRHTELKKPRVRNPVSHKHTRGEDHPSLTKREIVNIVSVRPHVVNHMQKEESPPHHSEMLPLNDDVFSSDSPKNVNAQLDEHEQQEEEEEEEEEEEEEEEEEEEEEEEEEEAVFSSNVEERLSAMEVKIESLLCGLQRLSALEEHLEELENRNNHEKSCVPPTCQTSSAPPSDALKDDLKDRLHRINSMLKSTSTLINTESSTEN; encoded by the exons ATGTTGACTACTGCGG tggtgctggagcctatctcagctgcattcgggcggaaggcggcgtacaccctggacaagtcgccatctcatcgcagggccaacatacatacatacagtcaagaaaatag CCTGTCCAAAGGAGACCCCTCAGCTTTTCTGCCAATTTTGAGCTTCACGCTCACCATCTTCTCTCCACCTTTTGCTGAGCAACTTCTGACAGCTGGACTGGAGCTGACCGGCAAGACTGACCTGCGGTTCACTGACTCACTCTATAAG ATTCTGCGAGACATATTCCACTATAAACCTGTCCTCTCTAAGCAACAATTCCTGCAGAAGggtttctgtcaaaaaaagatttctacagtTTGTGACATCATTGACTTGGTCCTGAAGAGGCACACCGAGCTGAAAAAG CCGAGAGTCAGAAATCCTGTGTCACACAAGCACACCAGAGGAGAAGATCATCCATCACTTACCAAGCGGGAGATTGTTAATATA GTCTCTGTCCGCCCTCATGTTGTTAATCACATGCAAAAAGAGGAATCACCACCACATCACAGTGAAATGCTGCCCTTGAATGATGACGTGTTTTCATCCGATTCTCCTAAAAACGTGAACGCCCAGCTTGATGAACATGAGcagcaggaggaggaagaggaggaggaagaggaggaggaggaggaagaggaggaggaggaggaagaggaggaggaagaggaagaggcggTCTTT TCTTCCAATGTTGAGGAAAGGCTTTCTGCTATGGAAGTTAAAATTGAAAGTCTTCTTTGTGGTCTTCAAAGGCTCAGTGCTCTGGAGGAACATCTGGAGGAGCTAGAGAACCGAAATAACCATGAGAAA TCGTGTGTACCTCCAACATGCCAGACCTCTTCTGCACCACCTTCTGATGCTTTAAAG GATGATTTGAAAGACAGACTACATCGGATCAACAGCAT GCTGAAGAGTACCTCCACGTTGATTAATACAGAATCCTCCACAGAAAACTGA
- the cep44 gene encoding centrosomal protein of 44 kDa isoform X1, whose product MLTTAVVLEPISAAFGRKAAYTLDKSPSHRRANIHTYSQENSLSKGDPSAFLPILSFTLTIFSPPFAEQLLTAGLELTGKTDLRFTDSLYKILRDIFHYKPVLSKQQFLQKGFCQKKISTVCDIIDLVLKRHTELKKPRVRNPVSHKHTRGEDHPSLTKREIVNIVSVRPHVVNHMQKEESPPHHSEMLPLNDDVFSSDSPKNVNAQLDEHEQQEEEEEEEEEEEEEEEEEEEEEEEEEEAVFSSNVEERLSAMEVKIESLLCGLQRLSALEEHLEELENRNNHEKKEEGEVITIPRESWENLIHRVFLLETKMELGFVKSCVPPTCQTSSAPPSDALKDDLKDRLHRINSMLKSTSTLINTESSTEN is encoded by the exons ATGTTGACTACTGCGG tggtgctggagcctatctcagctgcattcgggcggaaggcggcgtacaccctggacaagtcgccatctcatcgcagggccaacatacatacatacagtcaagaaaatag CCTGTCCAAAGGAGACCCCTCAGCTTTTCTGCCAATTTTGAGCTTCACGCTCACCATCTTCTCTCCACCTTTTGCTGAGCAACTTCTGACAGCTGGACTGGAGCTGACCGGCAAGACTGACCTGCGGTTCACTGACTCACTCTATAAG ATTCTGCGAGACATATTCCACTATAAACCTGTCCTCTCTAAGCAACAATTCCTGCAGAAGggtttctgtcaaaaaaagatttctacagtTTGTGACATCATTGACTTGGTCCTGAAGAGGCACACCGAGCTGAAAAAG CCGAGAGTCAGAAATCCTGTGTCACACAAGCACACCAGAGGAGAAGATCATCCATCACTTACCAAGCGGGAGATTGTTAATATA GTCTCTGTCCGCCCTCATGTTGTTAATCACATGCAAAAAGAGGAATCACCACCACATCACAGTGAAATGCTGCCCTTGAATGATGACGTGTTTTCATCCGATTCTCCTAAAAACGTGAACGCCCAGCTTGATGAACATGAGcagcaggaggaggaagaggaggaggaagaggaggaggaggaggaagaggaggaggaggaggaagaggaggaggaagaggaagaggcggTCTTT TCTTCCAATGTTGAGGAAAGGCTTTCTGCTATGGAAGTTAAAATTGAAAGTCTTCTTTGTGGTCTTCAAAGGCTCAGTGCTCTGGAGGAACATCTGGAGGAGCTAGAGAACCGAAATAACCATGAGAAA AAGGAGGAAGGAGAAGTCATCACAATACCTCGAGAGAGCTGGGAAAATCTTATTCATAGAGTATTTTTGCtggaaaccaaaatggaactGGGCTTTGTAAAG TCGTGTGTACCTCCAACATGCCAGACCTCTTCTGCACCACCTTCTGATGCTTTAAAG GATGATTTGAAAGACAGACTACATCGGATCAACAGCAT GCTGAAGAGTACCTCCACGTTGATTAATACAGAATCCTCCACAGAAAACTGA